The proteins below are encoded in one region of Paeniglutamicibacter cryotolerans:
- a CDS encoding DUF6953 family protein: MNNAPEIAQWILDLIHEEKTVSQESVVPRIAEAFGDEWVYTNENGHPAINREVLKAFRKLRDETVRWDREERCWTITYAK, encoded by the coding sequence ATGAACAATGCACCAGAAATCGCCCAGTGGATCCTTGACCTGATCCACGAAGAGAAGACAGTCAGCCAGGAATCCGTGGTGCCACGCATCGCCGAGGCCTTCGGCGACGAGTGGGTCTACACGAACGAAAACGGTCACCCGGCCATCAACCGCGAGGTGCTCAAGGCCTTCCGCAAGCTGCGCGACGAGACGGTCCGCTGGGACCGCGAAGAGCGCTGCTGGACGATCACCTACGCCAAGTAG
- a CDS encoding amidohydrolase: MENTITETLLTDADTTAMHQMYIHLHTHPELSMQEHETANYIAAQLDALGIENFRCGGTGVVGVIENGEGPVVAFRADTDGLPIAEDTGLDYASTATGTLEDGTAVPVMHGCGHDTHVTSLLTAAKLLSRDTASWSGTLVLVFQPGEETAAGARAMVDDGLWDKAPRPDVVLGQHVMPAQAGEITISSGTAMAMADALRVTVFGRQSHGSQPQSSIDPIVLGAHMITRLQTIVSRELDPTSPAVITSGTFHAGLKENIIPDRAEFTLNIRTFTQDVRDQVLAAITRIIQAEALASNAPAPLIEEIYTFPRCYNDPDTVMRVTLALRDELGEQAIHESAPMMGSEDFGHLADAIGVPSAYWMFGGFDLSKGTPPVNHSPFFGPEIEPTLATGVRAAVSSLRAFLGGAR, from the coding sequence ATGGAAAACACCATCACCGAGACGCTGCTCACCGACGCCGACACCACGGCGATGCACCAGATGTACATCCACCTGCACACCCATCCTGAGCTCTCGATGCAGGAACACGAGACGGCCAACTACATTGCCGCACAGCTCGACGCCTTGGGCATCGAAAACTTCCGTTGCGGGGGAACCGGCGTGGTCGGGGTGATCGAAAACGGGGAGGGCCCGGTGGTGGCCTTCCGCGCCGACACCGACGGACTGCCAATCGCCGAGGACACCGGGCTGGACTACGCCAGCACCGCTACCGGGACCTTGGAGGACGGAACCGCCGTGCCAGTCATGCACGGCTGCGGCCATGACACCCACGTCACCTCGCTGCTCACTGCGGCGAAGCTGCTGTCCCGCGATACCGCATCCTGGTCCGGAACCCTGGTGCTCGTCTTCCAGCCGGGCGAGGAGACCGCTGCGGGGGCAAGGGCCATGGTCGATGACGGGTTGTGGGACAAGGCCCCACGGCCGGACGTGGTGCTGGGGCAACACGTGATGCCGGCGCAGGCCGGGGAGATCACCATTTCCTCGGGCACGGCAATGGCGATGGCGGATGCCCTGCGGGTCACCGTTTTCGGGCGCCAGTCCCACGGCTCGCAGCCACAGTCGAGCATCGATCCGATAGTGCTCGGGGCCCACATGATCACGCGGCTGCAGACCATCGTTTCGCGCGAGCTGGATCCCACCTCCCCCGCCGTTATCACCTCGGGCACGTTCCATGCGGGACTGAAGGAAAACATCATTCCGGACCGTGCCGAGTTCACCTTGAACATCAGGACCTTCACCCAGGACGTTCGCGACCAGGTGCTGGCCGCCATCACCAGGATCATTCAGGCCGAGGCCCTTGCTTCCAACGCCCCGGCACCGCTCATCGAGGAGATCTATACCTTCCCGCGCTGCTACAACGACCCCGATACCGTCATGAGGGTCACGCTAGCCCTGCGGGACGAGCTCGGAGAGCAGGCGATCCACGAATCGGCTCCGATGATGGGCAGCGAGGACTTCGGCCACCTGGCCGATGCCATCGGCGTTCCATCGGCGTATTGGATGTTCGGTGGATTCGACCTGTCCAAGGGAACTCCGCCGGTCAACCACTCCCCGTTCTTCGGTCCGGAGATCGAGCCGACGCTCGCCACCGGGGTGCGGGCCGCCGTTTCCTCGCTGCGAGCCTTCCTCGGTGGTGCGCGGTAG
- a CDS encoding DUF5058 family protein has product MHPLSIHVPAAAGSTDIMAVANSPLVWACALGVFAVIFVQTFIYIKAARRTAPEIGMPAKELSGAFRAGAVASIGPSLAVVLVAIALLALFGTPAVLVRIGLIGSAATETASAGIAATSMGATLGGHDYTQQVFAVAFMAMSLSGGMWMLATLLLTPILKRGGKRLAQVSPAAMAIIPCAALLGAFSMLAIAEMPKSWVHLITLLVSAAVMTGCLLLAKKLHASWLKEWALGFAIIVALAVAFVAHTS; this is encoded by the coding sequence ATGCACCCACTGAGCATTCACGTTCCGGCCGCAGCCGGCTCCACGGACATCATGGCCGTGGCCAATTCCCCGCTCGTGTGGGCCTGCGCCCTGGGCGTCTTCGCCGTGATCTTCGTCCAGACCTTCATCTACATCAAGGCGGCCCGCCGCACGGCACCCGAGATCGGAATGCCCGCGAAGGAACTCTCCGGGGCCTTCCGCGCCGGCGCCGTTGCCTCCATCGGTCCCTCGCTCGCCGTGGTCCTGGTGGCGATCGCCCTGCTGGCCCTCTTCGGGACACCGGCCGTCCTGGTGCGCATCGGGCTGATCGGCTCCGCTGCCACCGAAACCGCCTCCGCCGGAATCGCCGCAACATCGATGGGCGCCACGCTCGGCGGGCACGACTACACCCAGCAGGTCTTTGCCGTGGCCTTCATGGCCATGAGCCTGAGCGGCGGCATGTGGATGCTCGCCACGCTGCTGCTCACCCCGATCCTGAAGCGCGGCGGCAAGCGCCTGGCTCAGGTCAGCCCGGCCGCAATGGCGATCATCCCGTGCGCGGCACTGCTAGGCGCCTTCTCCATGCTGGCCATCGCCGAAATGCCGAAATCCTGGGTCCACCTGATCACCCTGCTGGTCTCAGCGGCCGTCATGACCGGCTGCCTGCTCCTGGCCAAGAAGCTCCATGCCAGTTGGCTCAAGGAATGGGCGCTGGGCTTCGCCATCATCGTCGCCTTGGCCGTCGCCTTCGTCGCCCACACCTCCTAG
- a CDS encoding amidase yields the protein MTELQDMSAAEITKGIKRRDFSAREALDAQYARIAEVNPVINAVVTQDPEAAYAAAAAADALTASGADTGILHGLPMTHKDTHNTRGMLSTQGSPILKGFIPAEDDLVVARLRTAGVVASGKSNVPEFGAGSHTFNEVFGTTLNPYDTTRSAGGSSGGLGAALAARIQPLGEGSDMGGSLRIPASFCNVAGLRPSYGVIPMPSPANAWTWLGRTGPMAREISDIALFMSAVAGPSDLVATASPLRGSDFAGELVGDLRGVRIGWSEDFGIGMPVEPEVLEVLRRQLRVFEEAGAIIEQAAPDFSEADLVFERARATDFAAGLGPLVRKHRELVKPEVIWNVELGWSLSAEQLIEATAARTRLEASVRGFFSRYDVFLSPAAQVLPFDATLRYPAAVDGTASTTYLDWMRSACVLSATSLPVLAVPAGFTASGLPVGFQLAVNHYRDADLLRYGKAFEDRTRVAEVLPGLLARDAASR from the coding sequence ATGACCGAACTTCAGGACATGTCGGCAGCGGAGATCACCAAGGGCATCAAGCGCCGCGATTTCTCCGCCCGGGAGGCGCTGGACGCCCAGTACGCACGCATTGCCGAGGTCAACCCGGTCATCAATGCCGTAGTGACCCAGGACCCCGAGGCAGCCTATGCTGCGGCCGCTGCGGCCGATGCCCTGACGGCATCCGGGGCCGACACCGGGATCCTGCATGGGCTGCCGATGACGCACAAGGACACCCACAACACCCGGGGCATGCTCAGCACCCAGGGCTCCCCGATCCTGAAGGGCTTCATCCCTGCCGAGGATGACCTGGTGGTGGCCCGGCTGCGCACCGCCGGAGTCGTGGCATCGGGCAAGAGCAACGTCCCGGAGTTCGGTGCCGGATCACATACCTTCAACGAGGTCTTCGGCACGACGCTGAATCCCTATGACACCACCCGCAGCGCCGGAGGCTCCTCCGGCGGTCTCGGTGCAGCCCTGGCGGCACGCATCCAGCCGCTGGGCGAGGGGTCCGACATGGGTGGATCGCTGCGCATCCCCGCCTCCTTCTGCAACGTGGCGGGACTGCGCCCCTCCTACGGGGTGATCCCGATGCCCTCGCCGGCCAACGCCTGGACCTGGCTGGGACGCACCGGGCCCATGGCCCGCGAAATCTCGGACATCGCGCTGTTCATGTCTGCTGTTGCCGGCCCGTCCGACCTGGTCGCCACCGCCTCGCCGCTGCGCGGTTCGGACTTCGCCGGTGAGCTGGTCGGGGACCTGCGCGGGGTGCGGATCGGCTGGAGCGAGGACTTCGGCATCGGCATGCCGGTGGAACCCGAAGTGCTGGAGGTGCTGCGCCGCCAACTGCGCGTTTTCGAGGAGGCCGGCGCGATCATCGAGCAGGCGGCCCCGGACTTCTCCGAGGCCGATCTGGTCTTCGAACGGGCACGGGCCACCGACTTCGCCGCCGGGCTCGGCCCGCTGGTGCGCAAGCACCGGGAACTGGTCAAGCCGGAGGTCATCTGGAACGTGGAACTGGGCTGGTCCTTGAGCGCCGAACAGCTCATCGAGGCCACTGCAGCACGCACCCGGCTGGAGGCCTCGGTGCGCGGCTTCTTCTCCCGCTACGACGTGTTCCTCAGCCCCGCCGCGCAGGTGCTCCCGTTCGACGCGACACTGCGCTACCCGGCCGCGGTCGACGGCACCGCATCCACTACCTACCTGGACTGGATGCGTTCGGCCTGCGTCCTCTCGGCCACCAGCCTGCCGGTGCTGGCGGTCCCGGCGGGATTCACCGCGTCGGGGCTGCCCGTCGGGTTCCAACTGGCGGTGAACCACTACCGCGATGCCGACCTGCTGCGCTATGGAAAGGCCTTCGAGGACCGGACCCGGGTCGCCGAGGTGCTCCCGGGCCTGCTGGCCCGGGACGCGGCCTCCCGATAG
- a CDS encoding Lrp/AsnC family transcriptional regulator, which translates to MQRTLNDLERLIIAALQIDGRATWRKIATVLEEPERTVARHGAELLSSGVVTVAGMGVRSSTTLLRLECSPGTSRVAAEALAQRPDTTYSYLMTGGADAVAELNLDPAAVSSVLTTEIPATVGLVRAVSYPVLRYFRTIRGWRSGLLTDAQSRAMDNEFTFDGTDLSSREPLSEQDERIIAVLVEDGRASLESIARRVRISETTAGRRVDWLLRNNRVTVRTLVEPAAMGLPVEAFLWIRSAPSRVEKVGQALALRREVRYAAAVAGDYQLVANVTVPDTAALYSFITDPAWADDAYGIDSTILLQARKRGGRLIPHP; encoded by the coding sequence GTGCAGCGGACGTTGAACGACCTGGAACGACTGATCATTGCGGCCCTGCAGATCGACGGCCGGGCCACGTGGCGCAAGATCGCCACGGTCCTGGAGGAGCCCGAACGCACCGTGGCACGGCACGGTGCCGAGCTGCTTTCCTCGGGCGTCGTGACTGTCGCCGGCATGGGAGTGCGCAGCAGCACGACGCTGCTGCGCCTTGAATGCTCACCGGGCACCAGCCGGGTGGCCGCCGAGGCGCTCGCCCAACGCCCCGACACCACCTACAGCTACCTAATGACCGGTGGCGCGGATGCCGTGGCCGAGCTGAACCTGGACCCCGCTGCCGTATCGAGCGTGCTCACCACGGAAATTCCGGCAACCGTCGGGTTGGTCCGTGCGGTGAGCTACCCGGTGCTGCGCTACTTCAGGACCATCCGCGGCTGGCGCTCGGGCCTGCTCACCGACGCGCAATCCCGCGCCATGGATAACGAGTTCACCTTCGACGGAACCGACCTGAGCTCGCGCGAGCCGCTGAGCGAACAGGACGAGCGCATCATTGCCGTCCTGGTCGAGGACGGGCGCGCCAGCCTGGAATCCATTGCCCGGCGGGTCCGGATTTCCGAGACGACTGCCGGACGACGCGTGGACTGGTTACTGCGCAATAACCGGGTCACGGTGCGCACCCTGGTTGAACCGGCCGCCATGGGCCTGCCGGTCGAGGCTTTCCTGTGGATCCGCTCGGCGCCGAGCCGGGTGGAAAAGGTCGGGCAGGCACTGGCCCTGCGCCGCGAGGTCAGGTATGCGGCGGCTGTTGCCGGCGACTACCAGCTGGTCGCGAACGTGACGGTTCCGGACACCGCCGCCCTGTACTCCTTCATCACCGATCCGGCCTGGGCCGATGACGCGTACGGAATCGATTCGACGATCCTGCTCCAGGCCCGCAAGCGCGGGGGCCGGCTCATCCCCCACCCTTAG
- a CDS encoding carboxyl transferase domain-containing protein, translated as MSTPALKTPRMSATELINTVLDPGSFSSWDAPVQQPRISDTYAAELLAAREKSGADESVLTGEGLIRGRRVAVIVSEFRFLAGSIGQAAVNRITDAIERATAARLPLLAGPASGGTRMQEGTLAFLGMVSITDAVRRHKEAGLPYLVYLRNPTTGGVMASWGSLGHMSVAEPGALLGFLGPRVFETMTGTPFPPNVQTSENLYRKGLIDAVVPPAELPEIIEKALRILLPVTHSGVRARPDTLDVVPGPATAWQSILISRNPRRPDLRMLLAAGAAEALPLNGTGQGENDPGLSLALARFGSQSCIVLGHQRPRHADGPAMGPASLREARRGMQLAEELKLPLLTVIDTAGAALSKEAEEGGLAGEIARSLNSLIGLRAPSVAVLLGQGTGGGALALLPADRIIAAEHAWLSPLPPEGASAIIHRSTEFAPQIAADQGVEVASLRRIGLVDHVVDERPDAAAEPREFCVRMATAIEYELALACATPAEQRLDQRRAKFRLLGH; from the coding sequence ATGAGCACCCCGGCACTCAAGACCCCGCGCATGAGCGCCACCGAGCTGATCAACACCGTGCTGGACCCGGGGTCCTTCAGTTCCTGGGACGCCCCGGTGCAACAGCCGCGGATCAGCGACACCTACGCTGCGGAGCTCCTGGCGGCGCGGGAGAAGTCCGGCGCCGACGAATCGGTGCTCACCGGCGAGGGCCTGATCCGCGGCCGCCGCGTCGCTGTGATCGTTTCCGAGTTCCGCTTCCTCGCCGGGTCCATCGGCCAGGCGGCGGTCAACCGGATCACCGACGCCATCGAGCGGGCCACGGCGGCACGGCTGCCGCTGCTGGCCGGACCGGCCTCCGGCGGCACCCGGATGCAGGAGGGAACACTCGCGTTCCTGGGCATGGTGTCCATTACCGATGCGGTGCGCCGACACAAGGAGGCCGGGCTGCCCTACCTGGTCTACCTGCGCAACCCCACCACCGGCGGAGTGATGGCCTCCTGGGGTTCGCTCGGGCATATGAGCGTCGCCGAACCCGGAGCGCTATTGGGCTTCCTGGGCCCGCGGGTCTTCGAGACGATGACCGGCACGCCGTTCCCGCCCAATGTCCAGACGTCCGAGAACCTCTACCGCAAGGGCCTGATCGACGCCGTGGTCCCGCCCGCCGAGCTGCCGGAGATCATCGAGAAGGCCCTGCGCATCCTGCTGCCGGTCACTCATTCCGGCGTCCGCGCCCGGCCCGACACCCTGGATGTTGTTCCGGGTCCGGCCACCGCCTGGCAATCGATTCTCATCAGCCGCAACCCGCGCCGCCCGGACCTGCGCATGTTGCTGGCCGCCGGCGCCGCTGAGGCACTGCCGCTGAACGGCACCGGGCAGGGTGAAAACGATCCCGGGCTCTCGCTGGCGCTGGCCCGGTTCGGCTCGCAATCATGCATCGTGCTGGGCCACCAGCGCCCGCGCCATGCCGATGGCCCGGCCATGGGTCCGGCATCGCTGCGCGAGGCGCGGCGCGGCATGCAATTGGCCGAGGAATTGAAGCTGCCGCTGCTCACCGTCATCGACACCGCCGGCGCCGCCCTGTCCAAGGAGGCGGAGGAGGGCGGGCTGGCCGGGGAGATCGCCCGCTCGCTGAACTCGCTGATCGGGCTGCGCGCCCCCTCGGTGGCGGTGCTGCTGGGCCAGGGCACCGGGGGCGGGGCACTCGCGCTGCTGCCGGCGGATCGGATCATCGCCGCCGAACACGCCTGGCTTTCGCCGTTGCCGCCGGAGGGTGCCAGCGCGATCATCCACCGCAGCACCGAGTTCGCCCCGCAGATCGCCGCGGACCAGGGCGTGGAGGTCGCCTCGCTCAGACGCATCGGGCTGGTTGACCACGTGGTCGACGAGCGCCCGGATGCGGCGGCTGAACCGCGTGAATTCTGCGTGCGCATGGCCACCGCCATCGAGTACGAGCTGGCGCTTGCCTGCGCCACCCCGGCCGAGCAGCGGCTGGATCAACGCCGGGCCAAATTCCGACTGTTGGGGCACTGA
- a CDS encoding CaiB/BaiF CoA transferase family protein — MTTITHQAPDQDQVTAGPLSGYTVLDLTRALAGPHAGMMMGDLGARVIKVETPGVGDDTRGWGPPFVGPEDNQQATYFLSCNRNKESIALNLKSGEGRATLGRLIAESDVLMENFRTGVLDRLGFDVATLHELNPRLVILSITGFGHDGPEAHRSGYDQILQGEAGLMSLTGSGPDDPQRVGVPIADLLSGMYGAYGALAALLEREKTGRGQVVRTSLLASIIGVHAFQGTRNTVAGQVPRAQGNHHPSIAPYGLFGCRGGKVQISVGSQKLWLAFATAFGLDTERPEFASNATRVENHPALVAEIEAAFAAYDPQELLDMLDAAGIPAGKVRTLDEVYAWEQVASQGLLIDVEHPVLGNISLPGPPLRFFDAATAAETTRTSHTAPPLLDADADSIRQWLDRIGHTP, encoded by the coding sequence ATGACCACCATCACCCACCAGGCCCCCGATCAAGATCAAGTCACCGCCGGACCACTGTCCGGCTACACGGTGCTTGACCTGACCCGCGCTTTGGCCGGACCGCATGCCGGCATGATGATGGGCGACCTCGGCGCCCGTGTCATCAAGGTCGAGACCCCGGGCGTCGGCGACGACACCCGGGGCTGGGGACCGCCCTTCGTCGGCCCGGAGGATAACCAGCAGGCTACCTATTTCCTCTCCTGCAACAGGAACAAGGAATCCATCGCGCTGAACCTTAAGTCCGGCGAGGGCCGGGCCACGCTGGGCCGGCTCATCGCCGAATCCGACGTGCTGATGGAGAACTTCAGGACCGGAGTGCTGGACAGGCTCGGCTTCGACGTGGCGACGCTGCATGAGCTGAACCCGCGCCTGGTCATCCTCTCCATCACCGGGTTCGGGCACGACGGCCCCGAAGCGCACCGCAGCGGCTACGACCAGATCCTGCAGGGCGAGGCCGGCCTGATGTCGCTGACCGGTTCCGGACCCGATGACCCGCAACGCGTCGGGGTTCCGATCGCGGACCTGCTCTCGGGCATGTACGGGGCCTATGGCGCGCTGGCCGCCCTGCTCGAACGCGAAAAGACCGGCAGGGGCCAGGTGGTGCGCACCTCGCTGCTGGCCTCCATCATCGGCGTGCATGCCTTTCAGGGCACCCGCAATACTGTCGCCGGACAGGTACCGCGCGCCCAGGGCAACCACCACCCCTCCATTGCTCCGTACGGGCTGTTCGGCTGCCGCGGTGGCAAGGTGCAGATCAGCGTCGGCAGCCAGAAGCTCTGGCTCGCCTTCGCCACGGCTTTCGGGCTGGACACCGAACGCCCGGAATTCGCCTCCAACGCCACCCGGGTGGAAAACCACCCGGCGCTGGTAGCCGAGATCGAGGCGGCCTTCGCGGCCTACGACCCTCAAGAACTGCTGGACATGCTCGACGCTGCGGGCATCCCGGCCGGGAAGGTCCGCACGCTGGATGAGGTCTACGCCTGGGAGCAAGTGGCTTCCCAGGGCCTGCTCATCGACGTGGAGCACCCGGTACTGGGCAACATTTCACTGCCTGGTCCGCCACTGCGCTTCTTCGACGCGGCAACGGCCGCCGAAACCACTCGCACCTCACACACCGCCCCGCCGCTGCTCGATGCCGACGCGGATTCCATCCGGCAATGGCTAGACAGAATCGGGCACACCCCATGA